atatgtatatacatgtatacatatgtacatatatgtgcatatacatacacatatatacatacatatacatatatatatgtacatatatacatacatatgtatgtatacatatgcagacacatatgtgtatatacatatacatatatagatatatacatatacatgtatatatatatgtatgtacatatatatatatatatgcatacatatgcagacacatacatgtatatgtatatacatatgtatatatgtgtatacatacatatatatatatatgcagacATATGTAAActcatatacgtatacacatatgtgtatacatatgtacacatatatgcatgtacgtatgtacatgtacatacacacatacatgtatatgtatatacatatatatatacgtatacatagatgtatgtatatatacatatacatatgtatatacgtatgtacatatatacatatatacgtatgtacatatgtatgcagaCATATGCGGacgcatatgtgtacatacatagacatgtatgtatgtacatatacatatatacatatacatgtatatgtatacgtatgtatacatatgtatgtatatacatatgtatatgtatgtatgcatatgcatttatgcatatgcatatatatatatatatatatatatatatatatatatatatattacttcacgTACAGAATGAGTTCTGGGAGAAGAATGTCCAGGCGCTGTGGACAGAACTGTCCACAGCAATacagggaaaaggaaatgaagaaggagaaggatgtAAAACATTGGTAGATGCATCTCCTTCTGaaaagacggcatgcaattttttgcatgcGGGTTTTAAAGAACTGTACAAGACGCCGTCGTCGACAGACGACGACGTCTTaaagaacaacccatcgtttagacaaacgatgggttgttttttacttcattcgtatgcaaaacacatgaaaaaaaaggctctTTGTGATATTGAAAAGGGGATAGAGAAGGCATTTGATTCGTGGCAGAATCCAAAGGATAAACCTGGAACTTCTTGCAATGGTGTCAGTAGCAAGGGAccttgtgtcccttgccaatggaaagagaaagactATGACGAGTGCAAAATTAACGGAGCTGGTATGAAGGAAACGGAAGTGAAGGACAAATTGAAGAACATTGTCAAGGAGAACGATGCCGCTGTGACTGCAGCTGCAAAGGCAATGAACGAAGTGAAGGACTTATGTAAACACTTCCAATGTATATCAGAAAGATGGctgaaagaggaaaaaggaaaaaatggacccCTGACATCAACCGATTGGGTAAGGGAAtaaccatatatatatatatatacatacacatacgtatgtatagatgtacgtgtatatgt
This window of the Plasmodium knowlesi strain H genome assembly, contig: PKNH_00_75, whole genome shotgun sequence genome carries:
- a CDS encoding SICAvar, type I (fragment) gives rise to the protein VACIKSTLDVANSGSGNDKTMCQRLECMKHLWTQTDPAGQTTTANEFWEKNVQALWTELSTAIQGKGNEEGEGCKTLVDASPSEKTACNFLHAGFKELYKTPSSTDDDVLKNNPSFRQTMGCFLLHSYAKHMKKKALCDIEKGIEKAFDSWQNPKDKPGTSCNGVSSKGPCVPCQWKEKDYDECKINGAGMKETEVKDKLKNIVKENDAAVTAAAKAMNEVKDLCKHFQCISERWLKEEKGKNGPLTSTDW